The following are encoded together in the Tripterygium wilfordii isolate XIE 37 chromosome 3, ASM1340144v1, whole genome shotgun sequence genome:
- the LOC119995054 gene encoding 40S ribosomal protein S7-like — MFTSQKKIQKDKGLEPTEFEVTVAQALFDLENTNPELKSDLKDLFINSAVQMDFAGSRRALVVYVPYRLRKAYRKIHIRLVRELEKKFSGSDVVLVATRRIVRPPKKGSAVQRPRSRTLTSVHEAILEDVVYPAEIVGKRIRYKLDGSKIMKIFLDQKEKNNTAYKLESLSGVYRKLTGKDVVFEYPASDAQVAA; from the exons ATGTTTACCAGCCAGAAGAAAATCCAAAAAGACAAGGGCCTGGAACCCACTGAATTTGAGGTGACAGTTGCACAG GCGCTCTTTGATTTGGAGAATACTAACCCGGAGCTAAAAAGTGACCTAAAAGATCTGTTCATCAACTCTGCTGT ACAGATGGACTTTGCTGGAAGTCGCAGAGCTCTTGTCGTTTATGTTCCCTACAGACTGAGGAAGGCGTATCGCAAGATTCATATCCGCCTTGTTAGAGAGCTAGAGAAAAAATTCAGTGGATCG GATGTCGTCCTCGTTGCTACCAGAAGGATTGTGCGGCCACCAAAAAAAGGCTCTGCTGTTCAGCGTCCCCGTTCCCGCACGCTAACATCTGTCCACGAGGCAATTCTTGAGGATGTAGTGTATCCTGCTGAAATTGTTGGGAAACGCATCAGATACAAGCTTGATGGATCCAAAATAATGAAG ATCTTCTTGGACCAAAAGGAGAAGAACAACACGGCATATAAGCTGGAGTCACTTTCTGGGGTTTACAGGAAGCTCACTGGGAAAGATGTAGTTTTTGAATATCCGGCGTCTGATGCACAAGTAGCTGCTTGA
- the LOC119995601 gene encoding pumilio homolog 12-like, translated as MTCCVALRRFSKVCHPPTPSYFISTCSGTSTLSLFLTFKVSPVINFFAENKRRMVNDPVEEICCLINGESCYKCDWDFNYFHQWYIDYNRKLFEDILKTLEKKDRKLISGVFDSLIDTILMLMTDQDGHRMFVKLIESCEEDQLLQIVLRISKNYRWFLDALCGEYGSISMNKLIQVHKKSPLISIIVRGLSIGFFNLMTNRHGASVIFQCLEILTPKKNKLLFIAATENCLRLTTHQHGCKSFQIFMEQTKGSYKDKLLDIVSDHAVSLSQDSFGNHAVQRVLDLKHPVYTAKICRNLKGHYVRLSMLKGGSFVVEKCLRPSPVMNFVVKDLLQSGRHLQQLAGDQYGKYVIQTALEVTKVAEPPLHRKLEMELEQYQNHLADSRYGKNAVRSLLFVRSYKTFKPLSQDRRAFAPFSQEQSNIMSWATPSTHIGETDHPPSLKGKRSF; from the exons ATGACATGCTGCGTTGCGTTAAGGCGATTCTCAAAGGTTTGTCATCCTCCTACTCCTAGCTACTTCATCTCTACATGTTCTGGTACTAGTACACTGTCTTTGTTTTTAACTTTCAAAGTGAGTCCTGTGATAAATTTTTTTGCAGAAAATAAGCGTAGAATGGTTAACGATCCCGTCGAAGAAATTTGTTGTCTTATAAATGGTGAGAGTTGCTACAAATGTGATTGGGATTTCAACTATTTCCATCAATGGTACATAGATTATAACAGAAAACTGTTTGAGGATATTTTGAAGACTTTGGAGAAGAAGGACCGAAAACTGATATCAGGGGTGTTCGACAGTCTTATCGACACAATCCTCATGTTGATGACTGACCAAGATGGACATAGAATGTTTGTGAAACTGATTGAATCTTGTGAAGAAGATCAGTTGTTGCAGATTGTACTCAGAATCAGTAAGAACTATCGATGGTTTCTTGATGCATTATGTGGCGAATACGG ATCAATCTCAATGAACAAGCTGATTCAAGTGCATAAGAAATCACCATTGATATCGATCATTGTGCGTGGTCTGTCCATCGGATTTTTTAACTTAATGACTAATAGACATGGAGCTAGTGTTATATTCCAGTGTTTGGAGATCCTCACCCCCAAGAAGAATaag TTATTATTCATAGCTGCTACAGAGAACTGTCTTCGACTAACCACGCATCAGCATGGATGTAAAAGCTTCCAGATTTTCATGGAGCAAACGAAAGGCTCGTATAAAGATAAACTCTTAGATATAGTGTCTGATCATGCAGTGTCTCTGTCACAGGACTCTTTCGG GAACCATGCCGTGCAGCGCGTTTTAGACTTGAAGCACCCTGTTTATACTGCAAAGATATGTAGGAACCTTAAAGGTCACTATGTGAGGCTCTCAATGCTGAAAGGTGGTAGCTTTGTGGTAGAAAAATGTTTAAGGCCGTCTCCGGTTATGAATTTTGTCGTTAAGGATCTGCTTCAGAGTGGCCGTCATCTCCAACAACTTGCCGGAGATCAATATGGGAAATATGTGATCCAAACAGCATTAGAAGTCACAAAG gtTGCAGAGCCTCCCTTACacagaaaacttgaaatggAGCTGGAGCAATATCAGAATCATCTTGCGGATTCCAGATATGGAAAAAACGCTGTCCGATCGCTT TTATTTGTTCGAA GTTATAAAACCTTCAAACCATTAAGCCAAGATAGGAGAGCTTTTGCACCTTTCTCCCAAGAACAATCCAACATCATGTCATGGGCAACTCCTTCAACACATATTGGCGAAACAGATCATCCTCCTTCGTTGAAGGGAAAGAGAAGTTTTTAA